The nucleotide sequence CGACGTACGTGAAGTCCGGGTGCAACGCGACGCCAAGGTTTGCCGGCAGCGTCCACGGTGTTGTCGTCCAGATCACGACTGCGATCGGCTGCGCGCTTACCCCCCACCGCGCGCGCAGATCATCGGCTTGTGGCAACGGAAATTTGACGTAAATCGACGGCGAGGTGTGATTATCGTATTCCACTTCCGCCTCGGCCAGTGCGGTCCGGCACGACGGGCACCAATAGATCGGCCGCTTGCCGCTATAGACCACGCCCGCCTCGACGCAGGCCGCAAATTCGCGCGCGATCGCGGCTTGGTACGCGAAGTCCATGGTGCGATACGGCCGTTCCCATTCGCCGAGACAGCCGAGCCGCCGGAATTCCTCGCGCTGTATCGCAATAAATCGTTCCGCGTACGCACGACAAGTCGCACGAACGGCCGGCACAACGTCGTGGTTGTCCTCCCCCTCACCCACCCCTCTCCCCAAGGGGGCGAGGGGAGCGGTGTCCCGCAGCTTGCTGCGGGACGCACTCATTTCTTGCTCCGCCGCGAGTTCGATTGGCAGACCATGGCAATCCCATCCCGGGACGAACGGCGTGTCATATCCGGACATCGCACGCGACTTCACGACGATATCTTTCAACACTTTATTCAGGATATGTCCGAAATGGATGTGGCCGTTGGCGTACGGCGGCCCGTCGTGCAACACAAACCGCTGTCGCCCGGCCCGCGCCGCACGCATCGCGGCGTACAGCCCATCCGCGTGCCAGCGCGCGACGATTCCCGGCTCCCGTCGCACCAAGTCGGCCTTCATCGGGAAGTCAGTTTGGGGCAAATTCAGCGTGCTTTTGTAGTCCATCACTCCACACCGATGTTCGTCAGTTCCACATCGCGACTGCGTAAGTAATGTGCCATTTCGTCGAGCAAGGCGCGCTCCTCGCGCCCACTGCTGCGCGGATTCGCCACGAGACTCTTCACCCGCGACGTGACCGAGACGGTGGTTTCCCCGCCGGCCGGCATCACGCGTATTTCATATTGTTGCTGCATCATCGTGGTGCCGTAATCGGGCGTCGTGGAGGTAAACGGTTGGATGTAGTGCGAGTCGGCGCGCGTCGGGACCCAGCTGGACGTGATCACGCCGCCGCGCAAGTCTTCGAAGCCGACCGGATAACCGCGCACCGCCATCGCCCAGCGGACCGCGTAATAGACCTCGTTCGCCGAGGCGGAAAACGACCGCTCCATCGGCGGCAAATCGGTGCTCGTCGCACTGACCAACGGTTTGGCACACGCGCTTAAGCTCAGCGCGATAAAAAGAATCATCGCGAATCGTGCATACGCACGATTATCCCTTTGCATCGCGCGCCCCTTTGCCTTGCACTCGCCAAATCACCAACGCCACCACCAGCAAGCCAACGCTGATCCCTTGCGCCATCGAGAGCGGCGTCCCAGGGATCGGGTCTTTCGTGGCGTCGCCGCGATACATTTCCACGACGAATCGCAAGATCCCGTAGAGCATCAAGTAGATCGCAAAGACTTGCCCGTCGAATTGTTTCCGTTTGCGCAGCAACACTAAGATCAGGAAGATGCAGAAGTTGCCGATCGCCTCGGCCGGTTGGGTCGGGAAGAGCGGCACGCCCCACGGAGCGAAACAGCGCGGATGTTGCGGAAACGTGAGCGCCCACCACGCGTCGTGCCCAACCGGACGGCCGTGACAACAGCCGACCATGAAACACCCAAGCCGCCCGAACGTGTGGCCCAACGAAACGCCTGGCGCGAAGATATCGGCAAATTTAATGAACGAGCGCCGATGCCGCCGCAAGAACCAGACAGCCACGATGACCGCACCGATCAGTCCACCGTGGAAGGTCAGACCACCTTCCCAGAGCCGAAAGAAGCTGACCGGATCGGTCTTAAAATGCGCGTAGTCGGTGATGAAGACGTAATAGAGCCGCGACCCCAGAATGGCCGCGACGATGATGTAAAAAACCAGATCGACCGCCAAGTCCGGATTCTCGCCCAACCGCCGCGCCTCATAGCGGACCCACGTCATCCCGGCGAGAAACCCGAGCGCCACTAAGACCCCATACGTATGGACCGGCAGCCCGCCGAACAGCGGGATCGTAAACAAGAGTGGATGCATGGTCGGCGGATATTAGGGAGTGATTTCGCCGAAGTAAAGATTTTATTCACTTACGGCTCTTGAATCAGGATCTGATAATGCGTGGTCTCGGCGGGTTGATTCGGCGGGTTTTTGCCGAGGTCGTCGTACAAGTCGACTGGATCGTCTGCGGCATCGATGAGCGACACGAGTTTGATCGTCTGACTGGTGACCGACGTATAGCCGCGCGGCGGTTTAGTGCTCAAGTCATGGTACTGGTTAATCCCGTGGCGGATGCGCGTGCAGCCGGCGCGCTGTGCGAATGCGTACAAGGCCTGGAGCGCGGCGTGATCGCGACCGGCGCTCCGATGTTGAGTTCGGATATAGAGTCCGTTGAGAAAATACGTCGGCGCGCGCTGCTTGCCGGTAAAACCGAAGTGTCCGACCATATGCCCGATCGGACGTCCGGTACGCGGATTATAAATGGCGAATACTTGCGTCATCCGATCGCAGTGATAGCCGCGCAAGTTCCTGCGCATGGTCCCATTCGAGGCGATACAGCACGGACGGAAATCGCCGATCCGCATATACGTATAGATGTCGTGTTTCGGCACGTGGGCGATCCGCATCGTGTCCTGCTCGCCCGTCGAGAACACGATCGGGTCGCGGGCCTGTTGGAGAAAGCTGGCCAATTGTTCGGCCATCGGATTGAAAAATCGCTCGCGCAACACGGGTCGCAATTGCAGCGCCTCGGCCAACCACTCTAATTCAACGAGCAGCTTCTGCCGTGCGTCCTGATGCCAGCCCGCCCCGAACCCGAGCCGTGTGGCAACTAGCTGCTTCGCCGGGGTCGGCGTGGCCTCCAGCGCGCTACACTTCGTCATATCGAGCGACAGGTCCTTCAATGGTCGATGGAACATCGTCCGCGGGCGGTCCAGATGACGGGCCAAGACCCAATCCGCCTTGGCCAACAGCGAACGCTCGTACAGCAGCAGCGAAAGCACCTGTTCGTCGTTCCAGACGCGACGCGCCCGCTGGATCGCACCCCGCGCGGCCTCTGGCGTGAGGGTGTCCTGCGCCGCCACTAACCGGATATGCAGGCGTCGCACGGCTACCGCAAATTCCTCGATCGATCCGGGCGCCGTCAGCAGCGCGTCTAATGCCGTGCGCACCGCCGTGGCCTCGACACTCTGCGCCCCGCGCAAGCGCCGTTCCACTTCTTGCAGCGCCCATTCGGTGGTCAACAGTTCGGCCACTTCCTGAAACGTGTGGCGGAAGCGAATCGAGGTATCGTTGAAAAAAGTCGGCGCCGCGCCTTCCGTCGGACGCACATCGCGACTGAAGAGCCGCGATTGTGGCGTGTGAATATCGACTGACGGAATCGGCGCAAAGCCGTAATACAAGCGATACGCCCGCTGCCGATTCGGCGGCAGCTCCCCGATCAAGCGTTCGCCCAGCTCGCTCCGTTCGCCGATGGCGCGAATGGCCTCGATCTCGGCCACGGTTAGCGGCGCCGTGGAGCGGATAATCGCCAGCAACGCCTCTCGCTCCTCGAGCGCCAATTCTTCATACGACCCGATCGCGGCTTCCGCCGCCGAGCGCTCGCCTCCATCCGTAGGATGCGCCCGCTCCAACGCCGCTTCCCACATCTGACAGCTCGCATGATCGAGGCGTTCCGGCGCCGCCGCCCATTCCGCCAGCATCGGGGAAAAATCGGCGAACGCGAACTTCGGTTCCTCGATCCGATAGCGAGCTTCCGCCTCGCCAAAATACTGCTCTTGCAGCAGCGGCTCCGCGGCCAACAGCCGGAGTCGCTCCTCCGGAAGTGGTGCCGCATCGAAGTCGAGCCACCGCTCCTGCCATTCATCAATCACGGTACCGAGTTGTCCGAAATCGGCCTGGACACGCGGATCGTCGAGCAGTCGCTGCACATACGCCGGGTCGAGCCGTGCCTGAGGAAACGCCCGTTGGAGCGTCGTGTAGAGTTGGAAGAAATGCTCGCTTTGCCCCCGCGCGGCGAGCACGTCGTAAAACGGCAAGATGCCCGCGTCCACGACCTGTCGCTCCGCCAGCGCGCGTAACAGCCGCGTCCGATCCGCGAGGACCAGTCCGTCCTGATGGAGCAAGTCGCGCAACAGGACGCCCTGGAAGCGTTGCAGCGCATAGTCGATCCACTGCCATTCGATCGCCGTCAATGCCACCGCCACGTGGCGCGTCCCTAACGCCTGTAACCGCTGCACCCGCTGTTGGAAATCGCGGCGGAGCGCGTCACCCGCCGCAGCGCGGAGCCGCAGCGCATCGTAGAGCACGAGCAATTGCATGTGCAGCGCGACATCGCCGACCGCCTCCGCGTCCGCCAACAGCGGCCGCAAGAACTCGAGTACGCCCTGTACCGGCCACGCGGCGATCCGCCCCGCCAACAGCCGATAGCGGACGTCGCGCGCCAACGGCCGCCGCATCAGCTTCGTAAATTGCGCAGCGGTCTGGAAGCGCACGACGAGCGCCGGCGTTAGCGTCCCCTCTGACAAGGCCCGCGCGAAGACCTCCGGATCGAACCACGCTTGGTCCGGCCGCGGGACGGTATGGGCCAGACGATGCCGCGCCTCGATCCCGGCGAAACGATCCTGAAACACCTGACCGAAGCGCGGGACGAAGTCGCGGAACAGCGGCAACGCGAGCAGATGCTGAAACAGCTCCATGCCGAGCGCCGATTGATAATAGGGTTCCTCGACCGTCTGCAGCGCCACAACGGCCCGTTCCAGACACTCCCGCGCGCGCGGATGCCGCGCGGGATCGTGTACCGCCGCCGGATCTGCTGCGCCGCGATGCAACCAATAACTCGCGCGCAAGGCATACGCGATCGCTTGCGACAGCGGATCGTGCAACGCGGAGACATCCCGCTCGAACGTCTGATCGACGTAACCCCGATCGTTCCCACTCGCGATCAAGTGTCCGCGCCCCTCCCGATACAGCGTCTGCAGGATCTCGTCCTGGCGCACTAACAGCATCGCGGGAACTTCCCCGGCTTCGGC is from Deltaproteobacteria bacterium and encodes:
- the lgt gene encoding prolipoprotein diacylglyceryl transferase, translated to MHPLLFTIPLFGGLPVHTYGVLVALGFLAGMTWVRYEARRLGENPDLAVDLVFYIIVAAILGSRLYYVFITDYAHFKTDPVSFFRLWEGGLTFHGGLIGAVIVAVWFLRRHRRSFIKFADIFAPGVSLGHTFGRLGCFMVGCCHGRPVGHDAWWALTFPQHPRCFAPWGVPLFPTQPAEAIGNFCIFLILVLLRKRKQFDGQVFAIYLMLYGILRFVVEMYRGDATKDPIPGTPLSMAQGISVGLLVVALVIWRVQGKGARDAKG